From the Helianthus annuus cultivar XRQ/B chromosome 17, HanXRQr2.0-SUNRISE, whole genome shotgun sequence genome, the window TAGAGCTAAATTCCATTTTAGTCACTATGGTTTGAGTCATTTTCCCAGTTTAGTTTAAAAGTTTGAAATGTTAcaattttagtccaaatagtttcaaacgttgtcattttagtccacttggttaacttcatccatttttttgttAACAAGAAGGttaattcggtcattttaaatCTAATTCTGTTACCTAAAAGGGCAatcgaccatataaaatgaccgaattgcccttcttgttaacagaaaaaaGTGAATGAAGTTAATCcagtggattaaaatggcaacgttttaaactatttggactaaaatgacaacatttcaaacttttgaactaaactggtaaaataacccaaaccacaaggactaaaatggaaTTTAACTCTAAATATTATTACTAATGCAAGATTAGATCTGAAAAACATGATTGAACACTTGTCAATTCACGAAGCTGGCAAAGGGTATTGGATGCGATCGCAGTGCGTGACAACCCTTTTCAACGTTCCCACTAAACTCCCCAATTTTCTCCCCCAATAATCAAAAACAACACAATTTTGTTTTCTGCATAATTATGAGCCTCTTCGGTCTCGGCAGGCAAGACAAACAAATCTTTTAATCTTGCATCTTTATTATTATTAAGGGTTTAATTTGATTTTCTTCAAGTTCTTGGATTGATCGCCTTTACTTTCTTCATCTGGGTACCCTTTGATTATGTTAAAGTTTTGGTTTTTAGATTGAATTCATGAATCTTGAAACTGGGTAGTCATGGGTTTGATCTAAGATGCAGAAAGTTAATACCTTTTTTTGAAATTTGGGGTGTTGGTAACTTTTTATTGAATCTTGATTATGTTAGTATTAAGAAGGGGATCACAAAGTGCTGATTTTCATTGGGATTATTTGGTTGtagacagtttttttttttttttttttttttttggtgtttgtTAAATTATGAGCAATGATTTAAATTGATCAAATGGGGAGAAACTTTATTTTTAAGTTGCTAAGAAAGATTATTGTGGGAATTTTGCAGGAATCAGAGGACGTTTCGTCCGAAAAAGAGTGCACCTTCAGGGAGTAAGGTTAATTTTTTCAGTTCTTGTGGCTGTGGATTTTGTAAAACTTGATATCTTGTGATTTGAATTGAAATATCAAATTTTGTTCTaaattgttttttaaaaaaatgcttttttttttttttttttttttgtgtatagGGGGCACAACTAAGGCAGCATATTGATGCCACTTTGGGTAGTGGAAACTTGAGAGAAGCTGTGAGGCTTCCTCCTGGAGAGGATATAAATGAATGGCTTGCTGTCAACAGTTAAAATCTCTTTGATTAATCGTCTGAAAGATAAATTGCGGTCGTTTGACTTTTGAATTCTGACTTTTGACTTTTGGTTTTCGGTTTTCAGCTGTGGATTTCTTCAACCAGGTGAATCTTCTTTATGGAACCTTAACTGAGTTCTGTACGCCAGAGATTTGCCCGACCATGACCGCAGGTCCAAAGTAAGTCTTGCTATTGCACATTTGCACGATTAACGGTTTCTTATATAGAAGATACATGATTCTTGAATTTATGTAAATAAAACTTGACAGATATGAATACCGATGGGCTGATGGTGTGCAAATCAAGAAGCCTATTGAAGTTTCGGCTCCAAAGTACGTAGAGTTCTTGATGGATTGGATTGAGTCACAATTGGATGACGAGTCCATCTTTCCTCAACGACTTGGTAATTAGTTAATTACCATGTCTGTAATGCATCATTTAATAAAGCTTTTTCGAGGCGTTTAGGAAACTGAAATAGTAATTTTCGATTGTCGTGCAGGAGCGCCATTTCCCGCCAATTTTAGGGACGTTGTGAAAACGATATTTAAACGCTTGTTTCGTGTATATGCGCATATCTACCACACGCATTTTCAGAAGATTGTGAGTCTTAAAGAAGAAGCCCATCTAAACACTTGTTTCAAGCATTTCATATTGTTTACATGTGTAAGTTTTTTTTTCGATCATCCACGACGACTTATTTCTTGTCGATTTTCGTCGTTAAAGGTTTATACCGAAACTATAATGTTTTGATGTGcaggaattttctttgattgacaAGAAGGAACTAGCCCCTCTTCATGAGCTTATAGAATCCATTGTCACTTATTGAAATACCTTTGCGTTTTACGTACCCTTAAGTTTGATTATATCGGGGCTGAATAAGGTGTTGTCGTTACAAGTTGTGCTAGACGTTATCTAATGTGTTATTTATCGCGTGTTTGGTTTCATTTTTGTTCGTCTGTCTGtgcatatgtaacaaaattataACCGTACCGCCTTGCCTACTTTTATATTTCTAAATATATGCCAAACCACATCATTCATGTACTAAATAATTGAAAGAATATTTCAATTTTTTAGAAGTTTAGAAGTTTTTAACTTAAACAAAAGATTGGAGTTCTTGAGAATTTTAACCAATTTTGATCAACACTAGAGTTTTGTATAAAATTGTATTATAAGAATTCACTAATTGATGTGAATGGATTGAAATTACCATTAGATTGGATGGTTATTTAATGTTTAATGTAAAAGTTatgattttcgaaaaaaaaaatgtaagagtaaactgccattttggttcctgtggtttggtcacttttgtcactttagtccaaaactcaaactttttgcatctgggtccctgtggtttcagttttattgccattttggtccaaaaatgaaatcaggtcatatttgtcttataaaatcctgctattttgtcattttccgcaggtGCAAAATGataatttcttttttataaataaataccatattttataagacaaatatgacctgatttgcccctgaggaaaatgagaaaattgcaggattttataaaacaaatatgacctggtttcatttttggaccaaaatggcaataaaactgaaactacagggacccagatgcaaaaagtttgaattttggactaaagtggcaaaagtgaccaaaccacagggaccaaaatggcagtttactcaaatgTAATTTTGACAAAGTTTAATCCGAAGTAATTTTTCTGCCATTCTTACGTAAATTTTATATCGTTGATCGATTTCAAAACTAAAAGCCATCTGAAGACTGAAGTAACAATTTGGTGAATTGATTGGCCACGCTGATTACGTAAGAATTCAAATGACTAATTATACATGCTAAATTgtcttttttttgaacggcaaaataTCTACATCGACTCATCACACTTCCCCATTGGAAGCTCGGTCCCACTAAGGCCAGACAGTCGTTCATTACAACAAGGCCCACGCTGACACAGAGAGTGACGCGACGTTCAACTGTAGAAAACCCCATAGAGACCTCCAAGCTAGTTGAGTGCCCCCACACGACGTTCAGGGGAAAAACCAGGATGCCTCAACCGTATTACCATGGCATCATTGGCCGCTAAATTGTCTGCAAACTTTCTAATTTGAGAAAAACAAATAGGACCACAAACGAATATTAAAGAAAAAGTTTTTACAAAATATGTGTGCTACACAATTCAACTAACATAAAGGAAAACTACTAAAAAGTATAAACTAAGAAGTTCAAAGTACCTGATCTTATGCAAGTTCTAAACTACCGAAAAAAGTCGAAAACTTTGACACAAAACCCTTTATAACTCCTCGCGAAATCCATCAAGAGGTTTCATATGAATCACTCCAAACTCATCCTTCCCAGATCTTTTATCCGCAAAAATGTACGACCCCACAACACCGGCAAGAACCAAGAACACAAGCCCGAACATCTGCACATTAGCTAGCAACTGCCCATGAACCTCATGGTCATGTGACGAGCATGAAATCTCATTTTCTTCGAGTTTACAGCCAGCTGGCATCGAAGGGCCGTAGAGGGTAAATGCGGTTTGATAGAACCATAGGCCTTGAAGGGTTATGGCGATGCCACTGCAGATGTCAGCAGGGAAGCTTGTGGGCATGAGGGCCCCGGCGACGATTGATATAATGCAAAGGGCCACGAGTAGAACGAGAAGCAGATGGTAGTGACCCTCTAGACCTTGGTGTGTTGTTGAGTGGAAAAAGAATAAAAGATACTCTGCGCAGAATGCTGCGGCGGATATTAAGCATAGCGCGCCTTCGGGTAATGGAAGAAAGCTGAAGTTTGAccaaaaagtcaaagtcaagattttATAAAACAGAATTTCAGATATAGATAAGAGTTCTACATTAATCTTTATGAACTTATATGCAAAAAGGAGTTAGTTACGTTTTTCGTCCCCGAGGTTTGTTGAAAATAATCAAtcgagttaattactgttttcgtccctgtggtttgtcaaaaatcactatttcagtccattagtttaaaaattgcgatttcagtccctgtgatttcactttcataaccatttcagtccctgtggtttcactttcgtaaccatttcaatccattattctatTAAGTACAgtgactgaaatggttacgaggtggactgaaatggttacgaaagtgaaaccacagggactgaaatcgcaatttttaaactcatggactgaaatagtgatttttgataaaccacagggacgaaaacagtaattaactctaatcaatacaatccattagtttaaaaattgccaaaACAGTACCAATCTTACACTTTTGTAACAATTACAGTCCACCTCCCTTTTTTTAACATAGGGGTGTTTTAGTCTTTTCACCAAAAACTTAACGATAAATTGGATGGGGTTAACAGAGGTGGACTGTAAATGTTACAAAAGTGAAAGTACTGGCACTGTTTTgccaatttttaaactaatggactgtaaTCGCTATTttcaacaaaccacagggacgaaaaacgTAACTAACtgcaaaaaatataaaatatgtaATTACTTATTGTATCAAACATCAAGGGTGTGCATCAGACTTTCACCTTTGAGCATTTCATATACAAATAAATCATTCATTTTTTCGCAGATTTTAAGTAAGATGCTTGAAATCAATGAATTaacataaaataaacaaatttaacAGAAAATTAATAACAAAAAGCAAGGTATGAacaaggtttaaaagaacggaaacgagtttcgaggcgttttcccttcgcctcacgaggcgtaagcctctAGGCAAAACGAGGCGTAAGGTCGAggcggtattaataaataaatataaaaattatatatattataaaaataataatgctaactaatttcatcatcagattcatcaaaatcatcaaaaacacactAAAAAAAGACATGAAacgcttgaaattgacacaaaaagtcaaaaacatcaaaaacaactaACAAGATCCACTGAGGCGCACCTGAGGCGCAACTTTCTTAGCGCCTCATCCCCTCTGAGGCCCATATACATTAAAAACACCATGAGGCACGCCTCAGACACGTTTTTTAGCCGTTTTGCCTCGAGGGGCGCCTTGAGGTGCACGCCTCaaacgttttttaaaaccatgggtATGAATGATGAAGACTAACCTGGTTTTTTCAGAGAGCAAAGCAACGATACTGAAAACGAAGAACATCAGAAGCATTCCACCGTGCTCAAAATCATTCATATGATGCGGGTTCAAGACGCCGTTAACAAAGAACTTAAGGTGAGTAGAATACAAAAGCTCTATACACATATCAATAAAAGCTCCAACTGATATCACATAAAGTTCCAAATACTTCAACTTCTCGTTAAAACCCGGAACAGGGTTCCACACTCGTACACGAAACGAGCTCGGATCCCCTGCATACCGGACCACGCTGCACCATATATGCCAAACACCTACCACAAGAAACAGTGTCCCCGGAACCACATGTCCAGCAAAAGATCCCATTTTTTTGTCCCCAAAATTCCACAAACGCGTGATCCTCGAAAAATTCTTCGACAATCGAACAAAAAACTAAGAATTTGAGACGGGTTTATTCGATAATCCAAGAAAAAGATTCGAATTAGGGTGAATCTTGAAATATCAAATACCCTTGTTTATTTCAAGTTCTTCAAAccaatcaattaaattaaattaaattcctgtgttgaaaaaaatgaaaactttagTCAAAAAGAAAACCCATATGCTATTTCTAAGAAATTGAAGAGCAGCTTCTAGTATGTCCATTGAATTGAATTATTAAAAAAGTCAAACTAATACTAGAAGGTCAAAAATGGAAGCTTTATATCATGAAACATACATCTAATAACATCATAAACATGATACAAATCTCACAAAAACAAAACCTAGCTAGGGTAAGCAAGAAATTAACTGTCACCATGCTTATACAGTTATACATCATGATGCTTATGGTCAACGgtcaaaagtcaaacaacaaccaaaaatcaaaatgaaacatgGGATCAAGAAACAAACAGATCATGAAACTTTGAAAAGAAAATTGGGACTTACAATGATGGACGCTTGTTGAATGATTATAATATGATTGAAAAGATTACGGAAATCAAGAATGGAGAGATGGGTGTGAAAGAAGAATGATTAAGTGATTATTATTGAGGAAGACGGTGGGATCGGGGACAGATGCCTTCTGGGAAAAAAGGAAAAGTGACAAAAAGAAAAATGGAAGATTTTATAACGGCAAGAAAAACTTGAAAAGTTTACAATTATGGGTTCGTAGATTTATTATTTGAGTGATATTTTTACGACCATGAGGTGGTTTTGGGGCCCACGACTTGTGGTTATGCCGGAAAACATGTGCCTCTCGTCTCACCTTAAATGTTTCAACTGCTTTGGTTAGATTCTTGGAGAAGATTACCTTGCAAAATTGACCGGGTTAGgttatagggtgtggtcatgaccctcgtGACCACCATGATTCTCCACGTCAACGTTATGTCACCCACCTCTAATCCACAATTCAAAACTGCTACCGATGTGGTCATGGCCAAATCTATTCTATTTAGAAATCATGAATTATCTCCTTGGTTGCACCCCctcttaaaaactaaaaaaaggCTTACGAACACGAACGGGAAGGATGAAAGCGAGTTGGCACATCTGGTTGGATAACTGTccacttatttattttaatttatttttgtctaaagaaaaaggaaagaaaattttgaaaaatagaaaagaagaccatggttgccatggtttaatccatgtgAACCATGGTGAATTAGGCGGGTGTGGTGTAGCCTTCCGTTCATGTTCCTACGTGACGAATTATGTCCCAACCATGATCTCCTCACCGTTTAGCCTTATAGTTTTGTATTTAGGGCACCCGGGACACTGAGCGGGTAGATCTTTGCGGAGTCGAACCGGCGCCAGCGCATCGCCGCAACCCCTGGGAGTAGGCTTGGCAGGTTGGGCTGGCTAGCTTGGGTACCCGCATGAGATGTTGTTTTCGAAAAATTCCCACCGTTAATCCGACAATTTGACCTTTTAAAAAAAtttacactatatatatatagggggctgctagaatgagaaccaccttgagttgtaagaaccgcgagaactacaccccacgggtgggcgttcaccatgattttttttttacaactagatgtgtgtattataaacacagccgtaaaaaaaaattttaaacgctgcggccgagggggtagttttttacaccacaagtttggtgtttttaattttttttcttttttctttttttttttcaccaaacttgtggtgtaaaaaactaccacctcggccgcggcgtttaaaatttttttttacggctgtgtttataatacacacatctagttgtaaaaaaaatcatggtgaacgcccacccgtggggtgtagttctcgcagttcttacaactcggggtggttttcattctagcggctccctatatatatatattaaacataCATTCTCAAAATCCTTACCAAACATTACGACATTGATGAAGATGACGGTGACGAGGAATATGTCCAAGATACGCAATTTGAGCCTAACTAGGaagatgtcacaccctgacttttgcgaaaGCGTGATTATttgtgtgactttcttaataccatagcattcaatcataacaatgctatatgataaaaaacaGTAGATGTTTATCCATAAATTAAGTTTAGGAAATACCACATCACAATTGTCTGAAACGTTGACACCAAATTTAAGTTACAAACCACAACATGTTTAAATGAGTCCACGAAGACTCAACGAAAGAGATTAACTAAACCgagtttagaaacatgtatcccgtccaggaataggATACATCTACTAAACCCTTCGAccacggatgacatcttttattcatgACGCAGCTTGACAACATGCACACACCTGCCAtatccacttagttccctgaaatacatgtaatttgaaaacatcaacaaaagttgagcgagttcatgtgtaagtgtatgaataaacctttaaagtatgtcttgtgtgtatgtatgttcctggtatgtagcaataagaaaaaacagatcaccaatggtttgcaaggccaaagATATGTGTGAAaatggtgcaggaaaactcaaacctagcaaatttataccgggcctccggctggaagacatagtcaccctatgggccaccctggtccccatgggtgtgggctcgctacacccaaatagatctatcactcatgtccctcggtcctacgacgaggattaatggccttaagtgttatacccacctttcacatgatctagcagtaaccctccttagctaaccataccatgtataaaacctttataataattgtaacatgtatttcacccgcgaagtataaaatagttaaaagaaaaggggggacatgaactcactgtattgcgtcttcagaatcgtaacccaaatctcctcagcgaacacgactccctacaatgtactaatgtctattagacgaacgggccgtgccttgccttgcCTTGCCTTGCCTTTGTATTTGTATTTTTTAGTTACATTTCTTATgttcccaatattattccaagttataatcacttgttaaaataataattattttaactttaaattatattaattttgtaataattgtttaaacaatacttttgtaacaatacttctcaagtatttattttcgtatttccttcacaaggatgggggtatctcatacatgtatctTCGTATTCTAgtatttgtagttccaaaataatatatttttaagtctcacttagaaaat encodes:
- the LOC110920928 gene encoding transmembrane protein 45B, which codes for MGSFAGHVVPGTLFLVVGVWHIWCSVVRYAGDPSSFRVRVWNPVPGFNEKLKYLELYVISVGAFIDMCIELLYSTHLKFFVNGVLNPHHMNDFEHGGMLLMFFVFSIVALLSEKTSFLPLPEGALCLISAAAFCAEYLLFFFHSTTHQGLEGHYHLLLVLLVALCIISIVAGALMPTSFPADICSGIAITLQGLWFYQTAFTLYGPSMPAGCKLEENEISCSSHDHEVHGQLLANVQMFGLVFLVLAGVVGSYIFADKRSGKDEFGVIHMKPLDGFREEL
- the LOC110921087 gene encoding MOB kinase activator-like 1A — translated: MSLFGLGRNQRTFRPKKSAPSGSKGAQLRQHIDATLGSGNLREAVRLPPGEDINEWLAVNTVDFFNQVNLLYGTLTEFCTPEICPTMTAGPKYEYRWADGVQIKKPIEVSAPKYVEFLMDWIESQLDDESIFPQRLGAPFPANFRDVVKTIFKRLFRVYAHIYHTHFQKIVSLKEEAHLNTCFKHFILFTCEFSLIDKKELAPLHELIESIVTY